The Raphanus sativus cultivar WK10039 chromosome 2, ASM80110v3, whole genome shotgun sequence DNA segment TTCAGCTTCGCCGCCGCCGGTCTTGGTCGCCGGAGAGTGGAGGCTCCTTCAGTCTGGCTCTGTCGGCTTTAGTTTGGTCTTGTTCTTTTGACCTTTAGTGGAAACTTTGATGTTTTGTTGGTGGTTGTGGTTTCTCGGTTCGTGCGCTTGGAACCTTCCGGGAAAGGAAGGCTACCGCAGCTTCTCGTCGCCGGCTTTTAGGGTAGCGTTGTTTTACGTTTTTAAGGTTGGGGCTTTTTAGGGTTTGGTTCCGAGTTAGATCGGAGGTCTCTCGATCGTCTGTCCGACGAGTAGACGAGGTTGGAGGATCAGAGACGGTTCAGTCTGAGGCACGGCGGGTTTGTGCTCTGACGAATCGAAGGTTGGGGGTCGTATTCCGGTGGTTTTCTTGCGGCGGTGTCGGTTTTGGTGAGGGATGGTGACGAGATCTGTTCTGACGGTGTAGATACACCCACGTGTCACGCCATCTGTCTGCTAGACGCACGCGTCGAGATCACGCGGTCGACGTTTGGGTTTGGGTGTTGGGCCATGGGCCTTTACCTTTGTTTGTGTAGCCTGCCGGTTGGGCTGAAAGACGGGTTTATGTATTGGGCTTTAAGCCTTTGTTTGTAATCTGGGCTTGGCCCACTTCTTCAATGtttttgatggaaaaaaaaaaaaaaaacactaactTGATAGAACAATACAACCACTCGTTTGATAATTTAAAGCAATAAAAAATAACCCATAAAGCATGTTTTATCAAAACATATTAAGAGAATGAAACATGTATCAATATTTCGTATGCAGTAATCGTAATAACGAGTACGTTTGAATAAGCATATGCGTTCTAGCATCACGATGATAACTATATATCCATCTACAATTATATTCTTAGTAAAAGCAAGATAGACATAACCAATGACTTATCAAACTAATTCAGACTAGTGATTTgccaaaccaaaaagaaaaataccatATCAGTAGATTCGTTCAGCAATTAAAGTCACACTTATAAACTTAAACAATTCTAATATGTAATAATTCCAATATGTAATAATACAGTCCTTATACACGTTTCTATATAATCcttatacctttttttttttcttcatacgAAGACCTTTAAATCCAATATGTAATAATTCTTAAACAGAACATGCCCtcaactataaaataatattacacATACGGTGAGTCACAAACAAATAGTATTATATGCAATCAGTCAGATTCAACTTAACGTGATGTATTCTATgcatattaaatataatttcaaacgTATGGCTAATATAAAATAAGCATATATATTCAACTGAAGTTGAATCAGTCGTGAGATAGGTCTTATAAAAGCCATAAGCATATAAAGATGTTAACCCAATAATGAGATCAACAATAAACGAGTGATGCAACAACATATATAAGCAATTATAAACTTAAAGTAAATCACTAAATAGCACTGTgcagtaaaaatattaaaatcattcaTACGAACATATATGAACGTAATCATTATGAGATTGAGCATCAGCTTATAAGTTGACATGATCGCATCAAAGATCGGACGATTTATTACCTCGGATGAGGGAGAATCGATGTCATCGACTAAAGCTTCATTAACTCAATATTAGAgattcgtgctgataacgtgttataaagtaaagaaagaaaagacaagagaagagaggaattggtGTATCTTATTCCATAAATAATGATCTCCTTATATAtgatacaatagcttggagacaaagcttaacttggagtggggaacaagtatatctaggactttccatatggacatcactacaatatttataacaggTTTACCTTTTTCGTCTTACTAGTAGAAAATTCAACAACAATAAGAGAGAGGTcaagagtaagagagagaggGCCAGAGAGTAACGTATTGTGTTATTCAATTCCATTCAAATTAGCTTAcgcattttatttttatgcacaCATACTGACATGCATTTATATATAGCTTTTCTCCAATTCACATGCATTTTGGTGCATTTCTTATCATCTTATGGTGCAAGTCTATCTTGCTTCGATTGTATTTCCATTTATTACTAATATAAAAGGGTCAATAATGATATTGTACATTATTGAATCGACAAGGATATATATAGTCCCCATCTAAATCTTTGTTTGCTTCTAGTATAGTACAAACTACAGAGACTTCTACAAAATAGAGTTCAAAATCTTTAAGGGGAAAAAAACTTCGATGGCGAATGAAATAACAAAACTAAGTATTTTTACCCTATAATATTGGAAGGTTGTCAAATGACAGATTCGACCCGCCGTCTCAATTTAATCTAAAATAGCTCGAACTATTATCAACTTTAAAAGACTAGCTACAACTAGCCTTTTTGTTGTCCAATGATATCCTCTTCTGATTCCTCCTTTTTCATGTTTTGATATATGAATGTTTGTGTCTATAAATTAGCTATGTAGAAAACGTATATTCTTTGTTTCCgcatcatactaagccactgTACTTATTTACTGTTAAATCTAATAAGTACGTATATAACCCATAAATAACGTGATAATTACAAGaaacaaagcaaaaacaaaaacaaaaacaaaaaaaacaaaaaaaaaacaaaaactcacGAGGGTATAATAGTAAATTGAGTAGCACTCTGACATCTCTTCGCCAGTTAAGGCAACGTATGTTTCTCCACAACTTAATTCCATTGAAGAGCTTCACAATTTAAGCTAttaatatctctctctctctctctctctctctctctctctctctctctctctctctctctctctctctctctctctctctctctctctctctctgttgcATGCGGTAGTACTTACCATGGCCACCGAGCAAGAATTCACACGCGCATCACGCGTCTCACGTGCTTCAAGCAGCTTAGGATATTACTCAGACGAAGATTACAcggacgaggaagaagaagagatggaagAACCCGAGGaaaaggaggaggaagaagaagaagagacacgTGTTGGGGTCACGTGCGGAGGAAGAAGAAACGGGTCATGGGGTTCCTATAATAAATGGATGATGCTGGGTCGAATACTTGACCCGAGATCCAAACTGGTTCAAGAATGGAACAGAGTCTTTCTCCTCGTGTGCGCGACGGGCCTTTTCGTGGACCCACTTTTCCTATACACCCTCTCGGTAAACGACGCGTGTATGTGTCTGCTCGTCGACGGTTGGCTCGCTCTCACCGTCACTGCGTTACGCTCCATGACCGATCTTTTGCACTTATGGAACATTTTGGTTCAGTTCAAGGTTTCTCGCCGGTGGCCTTATCCCGGCGGAGATAGCGACGGCGATATTAACAAAGGAGATGGGACACGTGTACGTGCGAGAGTTGCTCCACCTTACGTTAAGAAGAATGGTTTCTTCTTCGATCTCTTCGTCATCTTACCACTACCTCAGGTTACTAGAccagtattttaattttttctatttacaaaaaaacaaaatatttccaATAATTTAATTCTTCTTATTTATTAagcaaattatattattttttactttagtatatacaataaattaaatGCACTAGCTAGAGAGATAACTTCTTCTGAGCTATTAATAAACTAAGAAATCGCGCAAATTAAACTATATGTTAAGCTTTAGTTGGACgatcatctatatatataccgTATTTTTCTTAGCGAATTAccaaatctatcttattaaaactcaagtacaaaatcattttgtttggttacttggataGAATTTTAAACATTcagtgtgtttggaaacatggattgcaGTTTAAAAATGaggtttgtttgaaaacatggataacaatattaaataagaattgtttggaaacatggatagcagtatatttacttccttttatttacacatttagtcattgcatttataaaaaattaggtatttcctttttataattttttttatttacagattttaccactacatttaaaatcaatttaaattaattaattataattccaaacttatctaaacaaattgatgtctccatatattgatcattattaatatgtaaaattattattaaaaaatattttacttattttagccaaacacataaaaatatatatatttttatctttttacaaaatcatttaggcataaacattcggatacccatttAGGTATGAGCCGTTTCTTTCAGGGAtagatttttttgggttttgaaatttctttttagtacttctttttgtgtttttttatttatagattctaccattgcatttaaaatcaatttaaattaattaattaaatttcaaaaattatctaaacaaatcgatatttatatattgatcattactaatattgtaaaaatattagtaaataaaaaatttctatttaacttcgtttagccaaacacataaaaatattttctatttgtttacaaaatcagttaggcatatacATTCATATATCCATTTAGGTACGGgtcgtttctttcgggtatatattttttgggttttgatatttctttttaggtacttcctttttgtatttttttatttacatattctaccactgcatttcaaatcaatttaaattcattaagtacaattccaaaacttattgaaacaaatcgatattcatatattgatcactattaatattttacaaatattactgaataaaattttatatttcacttaatttagccaaacacataaaatattttttatttgtttacggaatccgttagaaataaatatttgggtacccatttaggtactggtcaattttttcgagactacacaaatatgtttatttatataaaaaataaattacaatgtaaatatttaattaatatagaaatatatcacattgtttaaaatatcaatataaaagtattatacatttgcgttctaaaattatttattttaacaacaagccaaataaatatatttattagcgagagaataaaacaaagccaaaaaacacatagtttaccagagagaCTCTATATATCGAACTTATTATAAAGAagattttactaagataaatgcATTCAATAGTTAcaaacatttaatatatttcataaaagtgaaaataatacctAGTATTACTAGGCTTTGCTAAAATTTGAGTTATATCACTATGTTAGTCGTCGAGGACCCAAGACCAATGTTTAATGTTATATAAACACTTTTTAGTCAATGCAAATGCAGAGTTTACTATACATAGCGATTAGCGAGTAATACTTTCTACAATTAactaatgaattttatttttgcttttcagttttttttcaaaagatttcTTTGCTTTTCTTGTAACAATTACTAACATTGGTGAAAGGGCACAAACATAGTAATCAAATCTTGTACTGAACTAAAATTAATTGACTAATCTAGGAAAAGTATCTCAAATCCAACTACTTATCTGGTCTGAAATAAGTCTTACTTAGACAGACCTAATCATGTTCGTGGGTGGACCAAATGAAATAATACATATTCGTTTTCAGTCTTCTTTTCGTATGGTACattattgttcttttgtttgaataatttaattacaaattatttttgaaaatgagaGCAGGTGGTGTTGTGGGTGGTGATACCTTCTCTTCTAAAAAGAGGCTCTGTGACGTTGGTGGTGTCAATCTTGCTTTTAACATTCCTCTTCCAATATCTACCGAAGATTTACCACTCCATTCGCCATCTCCGTCAAAATGCTACTCTGTCAGGTTACATTTTCGGCACCGTCTGGTGGGGAATCGCACTCAACATGGTCGCTTATTTCGTCGCCGCACATGTAAGTGTTTTGATAAAAACAGATTTCTTGCTTAAAATACGTGATACCATTTAATTTCTGATTATCACTTTAACGATTAGATAACATAATTGAGCTAGTTTAAGCCTAATTAAGTGAATCTCAATGTAAGCTTTTATTGTTGTGTCTAGACTTTTTGAACAGTTGTTAACAAGTTTAGTTATATGCTCGGTGTTCAATATGTTCATCAACAGATTATAAATTTCAAGTAATATATAGTAATGCATGTTTAcgattttcttttataaatttcagttttttttgtaCTAGTGTGTGTAggtaatttcttttataaattaccAATTTTTGGAAAAGTATTGATTTTAAGGTgccatataattatattttagtagttttttgTTGGAGATTATTTATTTGTTACCTAAAATAGCATCACATGGACCTTTTCCTTTTCCCTGGGAGTCTTTTTGAAAGAGAAATTTATCAGAAAATGCCAAAATAAGAAAAGATTTGTTAGGAGGAAGGTATGATTATCACTAAACACCACTTGCATTCGTTTTAGGTATGATTAAATAAGAAAGACTAGGTTAGAATAATAAATTTTGCAATCACTAGCTTCTTTTTCCAAATACATAAATTTacgttttcacttttatttgtCCCCATCAGCTTTTAATTAACATCGTATGAGAATTTCTTAGATCTTCCAACTCAATCATAACCGTATATTATTGTGATCATTATTCAACTAGTCAGACCGCAAAGATCTATTGGTTTTCCAATTATTTTCGTTACCATTTACTTGTAATATGAACTGCAGGCAGCAGGAGCATGTTGGTACTTGTTAGGGGTCCAAAGATCAGCGAAATGTCTTAAAGAGCAATGTGAAAACACAATGGGATGCGATCTAAGGATGTTGTCATGTAAGGAACCGGTGTACTATGGCACGACCGAGATGGTTCTTGACAGGGCTAGACTGGCTTGGGCACGAAACCACGAAGCACGATCCGTTTGCTTAGATATCGATACCGACTACACATATGGTGCTTATCAATGGACCCTTCAACTTGTGAGCAATGAAAGCCGGTTGGAGAAAATCCTTTTCCCTATTTTTTGGGGTCTCATGACTCTCAGGTATTGTTcagattttagttttgtttgtgtGAATTTAGTTTAACTTatagaaagaaaatcaaataaaaacgttaaatttattttttgatcgATATAATTCACCAGCACATTTGGGAATTTGGAGAGCACAACAGAATGGTCTGAGGTTGTCTTCAATATAATAGTTCTAACAAGTGGTCTTCTTCTTGTTACCATGTTGATCGGTAACATAAAGGTAATTGCACTAGGTTATTCTCTTGTAATTTATTTTGAGATATCATAACTTAAGgaattataatttttctataatttacaAATGTAGGTATTTCTACATGCAACAACTTCAAAGAAGCAAGCAATGCACCTGAAAATGAGGAACATAGAGTGGTGGATGAAGAAGAGACATTTACCATTAGGGTTTAGGCAACGAGTTCGCAACTACGAGCGGCAGAGATGGGCCGCTATGCGCGGTGTAGACGAGTGTGAAATGGTTCACAACCTTCCAGAAGGTCTTAGGAGAGACATCAAGTACCATCTTTGTTTAGACTTAGTCCGGCAGGTCAGATTAATCATCACGATTAATATTCGTTGATCGAAGAGATGAAGTTagctaaataattaataatcacTGATGTCATGAGTATATGCATTTTTTAGGTTCCGTTGTTTCAGCATATGGATGATTTGGTGCTTGAGAATATATGCGACCGCGTGAAGTCTCTCATTTACACAAAAGGAGAAACCGTAAGTATCTTTAACTAAtttaatgattatttatttcaatttgTGAAGCCATATAGTTTAGTGAACACAAAgtaaaaatgtttgaaaatgcATATAGATCCAGAAAGAAGGAGATGCAGTGCAGAGAATGTTGTTTGTAGTGAGAGGCCATCTTCAGAGTAGTCAGTTACTAAGAGACGGTGTCAAAAGCTGTTGCATGTTAGGTCCAGGTAATTTTAGCGGTGACGAGCTTCTCACATGGTGTCTACGACGACCATTCGTTGAGAGGCTACCGCCGTCTTCATCAACGCTTGTAACGCTCGAGACCACCGAAGCATTTGGCCTCGACGCTGAAGACGTTAAGTACGTGACTCAACATTTCCGTTACACTTTTGTCAACGAGAAAGTCAAACGCAGTGCCCGCTATTATTCTCCCGGGTGGCGAACTTGGGCCGCAGTTGCGGTTCAGCTCGCTTGGAGGAGGTACGTCTCATTTCTTGAATATATACATCTCCTTTAAAAACAGTTTAAATAATTTGCAAAAAGATTTCCAATTACAATTTTATACAATGTAGGAAAAGTGTGATTTCGATAATAATCGTTTTTAATGTTGTCTTCCAAAAATACAGcaacttgataaaaaaaattccaaacaATAAGACAACCACATTAATTGATTTTTGGAATTTTAGTATCTtctgaagcaaaaaaaaaatgttagtttaagaaatatatttcttaacaaaataaaaaactcatattttgttgttcttttgaTCGGAATTATGTGTGAATAAATTTACATAAAGATAATTAAATGGTTCTTGTTAATGTGCTAGGTACAAGCATCGGTTAACTTTGACGTCACTGTCGTTCATAAGGCCGAGGAGACCATTGTCGAGATGTGCGTCACTAGGAGAAGATAAATTGAGGCTCTATACAGCCATCTTAACCTCTCCTAAACCCAATCCTGACGATTTCGATGATTATTAATTGATACCATTTTATTCTATCGATCTCGATTTTGATGATTATGCTCTCCTTCAATAACCGCAATATATTATCATGCATATGAGATATGacatggaaaagaaaaaaccagATAGTAATATGCATCAAGAAGTGAAAAAAAAGAACTCCAAAAATGCAAATCTTGACTTGCACGAAAATAACTTTCATACGGTAGTTAAGCAGTGTATAATCCacactattttattatatgctgCCAAGCATACATAAgacatagaaaaataaaaataaaattgtaatagGTATAAAGAAGTGAGGAAATAAGTCTTATAAATacagttttgttttgtgttaaaaaaaataagacagTTTTGTTTGTGGGCAAAGATGATTCTCCATTTGAAGGTTAGAATTGGGCCAGTAATCCAGAAAGTTATATCTTATAAGCACTATCAAAATGAAATTTGAGTTTTCACTTTAAATTGCCTCcaataatttatagaaatcacatattttaaaaatcgaatttaTTCTTAGTTCCGAAGCATTGATtatgtaagacccgaacctggatcctaagacccaactgatccgcggccttaacctaatcatctaagtgcaattggccggttaATGTCCCaatatttctaagtcattttcaagtgatctgaggttcatattcaACTtataagcaatgcggaagctaagataaacattcattttattaatataaaccatgtgatccatacaatgtagtaatatcaatcagtttgcacaataggctatcataagttcaatactatctaaacacacatcacacatccatcctaagcttgagtcttcacagctccttggctttcccacgatcctgaccagatcctgcaatcatataaaacccatcaaatacacaatcaaaccgatatcctagcaacaagtctagcaatgcatggttaagtcccttagaactagtttctgtcccaaaccttgacccactcggataggtctctaaaaattatgcaaacaccatgataaatcatgataattcacaactaagagaatggtcaagtcagaatccacagaacaggtccggatcataccgatctcaccctagacccgcccccatggccataacttaccatctctaaatcagtgatataaaattatcctttcatcatgataattcatgaaaaatcccaattaagagatatatgaagtcagaatccccaaacctcaaccggaagtaggagatccaaccttacatgcccaaccaaggccatggagagatttcacTGAACACTCCATGCCCTGAGGGTCCGaccatgagtttaaacccacggacaacatcaatatatgtaataaaagagatagaatggaagagaagggagaacggatgcaaccaacatcacttggtccatgcggaccatccatccggacacacggatcatggcgatggtaagtggttagcatcactaaccttaggagtggccgatgatgggttctgatccttcccactagccttctcggttcctcttgtatccatcttcacacggttccttcccacaactcttccttggtcgccggtcaagaacaattcaccaccacactcacacggccaacaagtaaaaccgccggtctctttctctcttggattctctggcaattttggcagagtttccccacTTTGTCTGATGATGaatatcgatgcccaaggtctatatttatagacaaaggcGTGGGTAACTGTTTTTGGGCGAATGGGCGCGAGTGAATGGCCGAATGGGCACATGTGGGAATCACCGCATCCCTTCGGCCCAACCGCTcctcaactgcctctcaactgctcccatGCATCGATCTTCACCCTCTGGCacattgccaagtgcctggctgcaccaccaaacacccctggtcccatccggaccgcaccacatcccaccggaccataaccgctcatggtccggtcacaccatctcaactcctaacactcctccaagctgagatgagctgaccactactgtcaccagctgagtgagctagcactccagctactggagctgaccagaactcttgtgagctactgtgagctccctcacacttcttcttagctgcccgagcttgtttcacactccgaccagctgtctaaacccttgtccagcttccataagcttgaaccttcctcgccttggttaagtctcagcCTCTGATACCCTTAACCAACTTCCCCGGACCATGATACACTTTGCCATAGGTCActtgacctgatttggtgcatctccttgcaccatggtccatccggccgatcctatctaggatcggggacatgacaagtctcccccacttgatagggattcgtcctcgaatccagaccAAGTGCATCTTCACCAACATACTGGTCATACCACTCAGGGTACTCAGCCTTCATCCTTGCTTCAGTTTCCCAAGTGATGATGTCCTTGCCATTACTCTCCCACACTACTTTGATCATAGgtactgtcttcttccttgttgcctTCTCTGCCCTATCTacgattcgaaccggccttgtctctaaggttaagttcttaccaagatctttgggaatctcaggcaacaccacaTCCTGTTCGGAtaggcacttc contains these protein-coding regions:
- the LOC108828257 gene encoding cyclic nucleotide-gated ion channel 4, translating into MATEQEFTRASRVSRASSSLGYYSDEDYTDEEEEEMEEPEEKEEEEEEETRVGVTCGGRRNGSWGSYNKWMMLGRILDPRSKLVQEWNRVFLLVCATGLFVDPLFLYTLSVNDACMCLLVDGWLALTVTALRSMTDLLHLWNILVQFKVSRRWPYPGGDSDGDINKGDGTRVRARVAPPYVKKNGFFFDLFVILPLPQVVLWVVIPSLLKRGSVTLVVSILLLTFLFQYLPKIYHSIRHLRQNATLSGYIFGTVWWGIALNMVAYFVAAHAAGACWYLLGVQRSAKCLKEQCENTMGCDLRMLSCKEPVYYGTTEMVLDRARLAWARNHEARSVCLDIDTDYTYGAYQWTLQLVSNESRLEKILFPIFWGLMTLSTFGNLESTTEWSEVVFNIIVLTSGLLLVTMLIGNIKVFLHATTSKKQAMHLKMRNIEWWMKKRHLPLGFRQRVRNYERQRWAAMRGVDECEMVHNLPEGLRRDIKYHLCLDLVRQVPLFQHMDDLVLENICDRVKSLIYTKGETIQKEGDAVQRMLFVVRGHLQSSQLLRDGVKSCCMLGPGNFSGDELLTWCLRRPFVERLPPSSSTLVTLETTEAFGLDAEDVKYVTQHFRYTFVNEKVKRSARYYSPGWRTWAAVAVQLAWRRYKHRLTLTSLSFIRPRRPLSRCASLGEDKLRLYTAILTSPKPNPDDFDDY